One region of Streptomyces davaonensis JCM 4913 genomic DNA includes:
- a CDS encoding maltokinase N-terminal cap-like domain-containing protein yields MTKTASLRPSAPAVADIMVSLGGLLRQWLPRQRWFAGKDRPVTDLALLSMTELFPGCLHLLVHAGHVPVPAPGGTTAPPAGDCYQLLLGVREHPSPRLGRSLIGRAEEGPLAGLTVYDALQDLRSAQMLLDRLRHPGTAGPLRFESCSSVPVPPGLTPRLMDAEQSNSSLVYGDAFVLKVFRRIQPGVNPDLEVPGALARQGCPRVPEPIAWFRTTSPWEATLGVLQPFLRDATDGWALALQALASGDDFTAEAHQLGRATAEVHLALASAFPCETLHENGLTAAGMTERLDAAAHSVPALRPFVPGLRTAFGALSTCDSGPPAQRIHGDLHLGQVLRAGREWFVIDFEGEPSRPLAERRSPHSPVRDIAGMLRSFDYAARQRRPWRPEWARRCREAFCAGYASAAGWDPRKKHGLLRAYETDRAVYEVLYEARHRPDWLPVPMAAIERLAVRGG; encoded by the coding sequence ATGACGAAGACCGCATCCCTCAGGCCGAGTGCGCCGGCCGTCGCCGACATCATGGTCTCGCTCGGCGGTCTGCTGCGTCAGTGGCTGCCGCGGCAGCGGTGGTTCGCGGGCAAGGACCGGCCGGTCACCGACCTGGCCCTGTTGTCCATGACCGAGTTGTTCCCGGGCTGTCTGCATCTGCTGGTCCACGCGGGCCACGTCCCGGTGCCGGCGCCCGGCGGCACCACCGCGCCCCCGGCCGGCGACTGCTACCAGCTGCTGCTCGGCGTGCGCGAGCACCCCTCCCCGCGCCTCGGCCGCAGCCTCATCGGCCGGGCCGAGGAGGGCCCGCTTGCGGGGCTGACGGTGTACGACGCGCTCCAGGACCTCCGTTCCGCACAGATGCTCCTGGACCGGCTGCGCCACCCCGGGACTGCGGGGCCGCTGCGCTTCGAGTCCTGCTCGTCCGTGCCGGTCCCCCCGGGTCTGACGCCGCGTCTGATGGACGCGGAGCAGTCCAACTCCTCGCTGGTGTACGGCGACGCCTTCGTGCTGAAGGTGTTCCGGCGCATCCAGCCGGGCGTCAACCCGGACCTGGAGGTGCCGGGCGCACTGGCCCGGCAGGGCTGCCCGCGGGTGCCCGAGCCGATCGCCTGGTTCCGCACCACCAGCCCGTGGGAGGCGACTCTGGGCGTGCTCCAGCCCTTCCTGCGGGACGCGACCGACGGCTGGGCGCTGGCGCTCCAGGCGCTGGCCTCCGGTGACGACTTCACGGCGGAGGCGCACCAGTTGGGGCGGGCCACCGCCGAGGTCCACCTTGCGCTCGCCTCGGCGTTCCCGTGCGAGACCCTGCACGAGAACGGTCTTACGGCGGCGGGGATGACCGAGCGTCTTGATGCCGCGGCGCACTCCGTACCGGCGCTGCGGCCGTTCGTGCCGGGTCTGCGGACGGCGTTCGGGGCGCTCAGCACCTGCGACTCCGGTCCGCCCGCGCAGCGCATTCACGGCGATCTGCATCTGGGCCAGGTGCTGCGGGCCGGACGCGAGTGGTTCGTGATCGACTTCGAGGGCGAGCCCTCACGTCCGCTGGCGGAGCGGCGCAGCCCGCACTCCCCGGTGCGGGACATCGCGGGGATGCTGCGCTCCTTCGACTACGCGGCCCGGCAGCGCCGTCCGTGGCGTCCGGAGTGGGCGCGCCGCTGCCGTGAGGCGTTCTGCGCGGGCTACGCGTCCGCCGCCGGTTGGGATCCGCGCAAGAAACACGGCCTGTTGCGCGCCTATGAGACCGACCGGGCCGTGTACGAAGTGCTGTACGAAGCCAGACACCGTCCGGACTGGCTTCCCGTACCGATGGCGGCGATCGAACGTCTCGCCGTACGAGGAGGCTGA
- the treS gene encoding maltose alpha-D-glucosyltransferase: protein MTVNEPVHDTFEDTPAKDRHPDWFKSAVFYEVLVRSFQDSNGDGVGDLKGLTAKLDYLQWLGVDCLWLPPFFKSPLRDGGYDVSDYTAVLPEFGDLADFVEFVDAAHQRGMRVIIDFVMNHTSDQHPWFQESRKNPDGPYGDFYMWADDDKQYADARIIFVDTEVSNWTFDPVREQYFFHRFFSHQPDLNYENPAVQEEILGALRFWLDLGIDGFRLDAVPYLYAEEGTNCENLPATHEFLRRVRREIDAMYPDTVLLAEANQWPEDVVDYFGDYRAGGDECHMAFHFPVMPRIFMAVRRESRYPVSEILAKTPAIPSGCQWGIFLRNHDELTLEMVTDEERDYMWAEYAKDPRMRANIGIRRRLAPLLDNDINQIELFTALLLSLPGSPILYYGDEIGMGDNIWLGDRDAVRTPMQWTPDRNAGFSTADPGRLYLPTIMDPVYGHQVINVEAAMASPSSLLHWTRRMIEIRKQNPAFGLGSFTELQSSNPAVLAFLREYEDDLVLCVNNFSRFAQPTELDLREFDGRHPVELFGGVRFPAIGELPYLLTLAGHGFYWFRLSRVASRIGRRP, encoded by the coding sequence ATGACTGTCAACGAGCCCGTCCATGACACCTTCGAGGACACCCCGGCCAAGGACCGGCATCCCGACTGGTTCAAGAGCGCCGTCTTCTACGAAGTCCTCGTCCGTTCCTTCCAGGACAGCAACGGCGACGGCGTCGGTGACCTCAAGGGCCTGACCGCCAAGCTGGACTATCTCCAGTGGCTCGGCGTGGACTGCCTCTGGCTGCCCCCGTTCTTCAAGTCCCCCCTGCGGGACGGCGGCTACGACGTCTCCGACTACACCGCCGTCCTGCCCGAGTTCGGCGACCTCGCCGACTTCGTGGAGTTCGTCGACGCCGCCCACCAGCGCGGCATGCGGGTCATCATCGACTTCGTCATGAACCACACCAGTGACCAGCACCCGTGGTTCCAGGAGTCCCGGAAGAACCCTGACGGGCCGTACGGCGACTTCTACATGTGGGCCGATGACGACAAGCAGTACGCGGACGCGCGGATCATCTTCGTCGACACGGAAGTGTCCAACTGGACCTTCGACCCGGTGCGGGAGCAGTACTTCTTCCACCGGTTCTTCTCCCACCAGCCGGACCTCAACTACGAGAACCCGGCCGTGCAGGAGGAGATCCTGGGCGCCCTGCGCTTCTGGCTCGACCTCGGTATCGACGGCTTCCGGCTGGACGCCGTGCCGTATCTGTACGCCGAGGAGGGCACCAACTGCGAGAACCTCCCGGCCACTCATGAGTTCCTCAGGCGCGTCCGGCGTGAGATCGACGCCATGTATCCGGACACTGTGCTGCTGGCGGAGGCCAACCAGTGGCCCGAGGACGTCGTCGACTACTTCGGCGACTACCGCGCCGGCGGCGACGAGTGCCACATGGCCTTCCACTTCCCGGTCATGCCCCGCATCTTCATGGCGGTCCGCCGCGAATCGCGCTACCCGGTCTCCGAAATCCTCGCCAAGACCCCGGCCATCCCCTCCGGCTGCCAGTGGGGCATCTTCCTGCGCAACCACGACGAGCTGACCCTGGAGATGGTCACCGACGAGGAACGCGACTATATGTGGGCGGAGTACGCCAAGGACCCCCGCATGCGCGCCAACATCGGCATCCGCCGCCGCCTGGCGCCGCTCCTGGACAACGACATCAACCAGATCGAGCTGTTCACCGCGCTGCTGCTCTCCCTTCCGGGCTCGCCGATCCTCTACTACGGCGACGAGATCGGCATGGGCGACAACATCTGGCTCGGCGACCGGGACGCCGTCCGCACCCCGATGCAGTGGACCCCGGACCGCAACGCGGGCTTCTCGACGGCCGACCCCGGCCGGCTCTACCTGCCCACGATCATGGACCCGGTCTACGGTCACCAGGTCATCAACGTCGAGGCGGCCATGGCGTCGCCGTCGTCGCTGCTGCACTGGACACGCCGGATGATCGAGATCCGTAAGCAGAACCCGGCCTTCGGACTCGGTTCCTTCACCGAACTCCAGTCCTCCAACCCGGCGGTGCTGGCCTTTCTGCGGGAGTACGAGGACGATCTCGTCCTGTGCGTGAACAATTTCTCCCGTTTTGCCCAGCCGACCGAGCTCGATCTGCGCGAGTTCGACGGGCGGCACCCGGTGGAGCTGTTCGGCGGGGTCCGCTTCCCGGCCATCGGCGAGCTGCCGTACCTGCTGACGCTGGCGGGACACGGCTTCTACTGGTTCCGGCTCTCCCGAGTCGCCTCCCGCATCGGCCGCCGACCCTGA
- a CDS encoding alpha-1,4-glucan--maltose-1-phosphate maltosyltransferase, which produces MKATAAIGRIPVRHVQPAVECGRRPAKAVVGETFQVSATVFREGHDAVAANVVLRDPLGRPGPWTPMRELAPGTDRWGAEVTPTATGNWTYQVEAWSDPVTTWRRTARIKVPAGIDTGVVLEEGADLFERAAAGVPAKRRPVLLRAVEDLRDDSQPVVSRLAAAFRPEVDRVLSRYPLRELVTVSDPLPLLVERERALFGSWYEFFPRSEGTVEVPHGTFRTAARRLPAIARMGFDVVYLPPIHPIGTTFRKGRNNTLDPAPEDVGVPWAIGSPEGGHDAVHPALGTLEDFTWFVGKAREHGLEVALDFALQCSPDHPWVHKHPEWFHHRPDGTIAYAENPPKKYQDIYPIAFDADLDGLVAETLRVLRHWMGCGVRIFRVDNPHTKPVLFWERVIGEINRTDPDVIFLAEAFTRPAMMRTLAQVGFQQSYTYFTWRNTKQELTEYLSELSGESAAYMRPNFFANTPDILHAFLQHGGRPAFALRAVLAATLSPTWGIYSGYELCENRALREGSEEYLDSEKYQLRPRDWDTADTIAPLITKLNAVRRRHPALHQLRNLRFHHTDNDAVLAYSKRTGKDTVVVVVNLDPHHTQEATVSLDMPQLGLDRDESLSVHDELTGETYLWGRTNYVRLEPGRAPAHVLHVRTSPASPQNGGSTAS; this is translated from the coding sequence ATGAAGGCAACCGCGGCCATCGGCCGTATCCCGGTACGGCATGTCCAGCCTGCCGTGGAGTGCGGCAGGCGCCCGGCGAAGGCGGTCGTGGGCGAGACGTTCCAGGTCTCGGCGACCGTGTTCCGGGAGGGGCACGACGCCGTGGCCGCCAATGTCGTGCTGCGGGACCCGCTGGGCCGTCCGGGCCCGTGGACCCCGATGCGTGAACTCGCCCCCGGCACCGACCGCTGGGGCGCGGAGGTCACCCCCACCGCCACCGGGAACTGGACCTACCAGGTCGAGGCCTGGAGCGACCCGGTGACCACCTGGCGCCGCACCGCCCGGATCAAGGTGCCGGCCGGGATCGACACCGGGGTGGTCCTGGAGGAGGGCGCCGACCTCTTCGAGCGCGCGGCGGCCGGGGTTCCCGCCAAGCGGCGGCCGGTTCTCCTCCGCGCGGTCGAGGACCTCCGGGACGATTCCCAGCCGGTCGTCTCCCGGCTGGCGGCGGCCTTCCGGCCCGAGGTGGACCGGGTCCTGTCGCGGTATCCGCTGCGGGAGTTGGTGACCGTCTCGGATCCGCTGCCGTTGCTGGTGGAGCGGGAGCGGGCGTTGTTCGGGTCGTGGTACGAGTTCTTCCCGCGCTCGGAGGGCACGGTCGAGGTGCCGCACGGCACGTTCCGCACGGCGGCGCGTCGGCTGCCGGCGATCGCCCGGATGGGCTTCGACGTGGTGTATCTGCCGCCGATCCATCCGATCGGCACGACGTTCCGCAAGGGCCGCAACAACACCCTCGACCCCGCGCCGGAGGATGTGGGGGTGCCGTGGGCGATCGGCTCCCCGGAGGGCGGGCACGACGCCGTGCACCCGGCGCTGGGCACGCTGGAGGACTTCACCTGGTTCGTCGGCAAGGCCCGCGAGCACGGGCTGGAGGTGGCGCTGGACTTCGCGCTCCAGTGCTCCCCGGACCATCCGTGGGTGCACAAGCACCCGGAGTGGTTCCATCACCGCCCCGACGGCACGATCGCCTATGCGGAGAACCCGCCGAAGAAGTACCAGGACATCTACCCCATCGCCTTCGACGCGGACCTGGACGGGCTCGTCGCGGAGACGCTGCGGGTGCTGCGGCACTGGATGGGCTGCGGGGTGCGGATCTTCCGGGTGGACAATCCGCACACCAAGCCGGTGCTGTTCTGGGAGCGGGTGATCGGGGAGATCAACCGCACCGACCCGGATGTGATCTTCCTGGCGGAGGCGTTCACCCGCCCGGCGATGATGCGCACCCTCGCCCAGGTCGGCTTCCAGCAGTCGTACACGTACTTCACCTGGCGCAACACCAAGCAGGAGCTGACCGAGTACCTGTCGGAGCTGTCGGGCGAGTCGGCGGCCTACATGCGGCCGAACTTCTTCGCCAACACCCCCGACATCCTGCACGCCTTCCTCCAGCACGGCGGCCGCCCCGCGTTCGCCCTGCGCGCCGTCCTCGCGGCCACCCTCTCCCCCACCTGGGGCATCTACAGCGGCTACGAGCTGTGCGAGAACCGCGCCCTGCGCGAGGGCAGCGAAGAGTACCTGGACTCGGAGAAGTACCAGTTGCGTCCACGTGACTGGGACACGGCGGACACCATCGCTCCACTCATCACCAAGCTGAACGCCGTCCGGCGCCGCCACCCCGCGCTGCACCAGCTGCGCAATCTGCGCTTCCACCACACCGACAACGACGCCGTGCTCGCGTACAGCAAGCGCACCGGCAAGGACACGGTCGTGGTGGTCGTCAACCTCGACCCGCACCACACCCAGGAGGCGACGGTCTCGTTGGACATGCCGCAACTCGGCCTGGACCGGGATGAATCCCTGTCCGTGCACGACGAACTGACGGGTGAGACCTATCTGTGGGGCAGGACCAACTATGTGCGCCTCGAGCCCGGCCGGGCACCCGCGCACGTACTCCACGTCCGCACCTCGCCCGCCTCGCCGCAGAACGGAGGGTCTACCGCGTCATGA
- a CDS encoding DUF5133 domain-containing protein: protein MLLPAKAEVARQLGRYRAWERVMLASPADRSVRATFEDSGYTLCVLMGKRCAREAADAAERYLRSSVGAYLSEQDERPLAGVAVRRSPPTAKRRSRAGR, encoded by the coding sequence ATGTTGCTACCGGCAAAAGCCGAAGTAGCCCGCCAGCTGGGGCGGTACCGGGCCTGGGAGCGCGTCATGCTCGCGTCCCCGGCCGACCGCTCGGTGCGGGCCACCTTCGAGGACTCGGGCTACACCTTGTGCGTGCTCATGGGGAAGCGCTGCGCGCGCGAGGCCGCGGACGCCGCCGAGCGCTATCTGCGCAGCAGCGTGGGCGCCTATCTGAGCGAGCAGGACGAACGCCCCCTTGCCGGCGTCGCCGTCCGACGGAGTCCACCGACGGCCAAGCGACGTTCCCGGGCCGGCAGGTAG
- the glgX gene encoding glycogen debranching protein GlgX, producing the protein MTARTKRSGVPAWSGHPYPLGASYDGQGTNFALFSEVAEQVELVLVDDRGRHSTVEMTEVDGFVWHCFLPGVGPGQRYGYRVHGPWAPAVGHRCNPAKLLLDPYTRAVDGQPDNHASLFERGPDGPSAGDSAGHTMLGVVTDPYFDWGDDRPPRRPYADTVIYEAHVRGLTRTHPAVPDELRGTYAGLAHPAIVEHLTSLGITAVELMPVHQFVQDGVLTDRGLTNYWGYNTIGFFAPHNAYAAHGTRGEQVAEFKSMVKALHAAGLEVILDVVYNHTAEGNEKGPTLSFRGIDNASYYRLVDGDWSHYYDTTGTGNSLLMRHPYVLQLIMDSLRYWVTEMHVDGFRFDLAATLARQFHEVDRLSAFFDLIQQDPVISRVKLIAEPWDVGEGGYQVGNFPPLWSEWNGKYRDTVRDFWRGGEHTLGDFASRLTGSSDLYQHSRRRPRASVNFVTAHDGFTLRDLVSYNDKHNEANGEGNRDGESTNRSWNCGVEGGTDDAAVLELRARQQRNFLATLLLSQGIPMLCHGDELGRTQRGNNNAYCQDNEVSWIDWRLTGEQRDLADFTRYVIGLRAAHPVLRRRRFFRGQTVTHAGQPLPDLVWLLPDAREMTEEDWQRSDAHCVGVFLNGDAIAEPDRCGRPVVDDSFLLLLNSYWEPVEFQLPDTAYGERWTTLIDTAEPQGAPDETEHKAATTMTVTARSLVLLSRPSRSPGL; encoded by the coding sequence GTGACGGCCCGCACCAAGCGCTCAGGGGTGCCCGCATGGAGCGGGCACCCCTACCCGTTGGGCGCCTCCTACGACGGACAGGGCACCAACTTCGCCTTGTTCAGCGAGGTCGCCGAGCAGGTCGAGCTGGTCCTGGTCGACGACCGGGGACGGCACAGCACCGTGGAGATGACCGAGGTCGACGGCTTCGTCTGGCACTGCTTCCTGCCCGGCGTCGGCCCCGGCCAGCGCTACGGCTACCGGGTGCACGGCCCCTGGGCACCGGCCGTCGGCCACCGCTGCAATCCGGCGAAGCTGCTCCTCGACCCGTACACCCGCGCCGTCGACGGCCAGCCGGACAACCACGCGTCCCTCTTCGAACGCGGCCCCGACGGTCCCTCCGCGGGCGACAGCGCCGGGCACACCATGCTCGGCGTGGTCACCGACCCGTACTTCGACTGGGGCGACGACCGGCCGCCGCGCCGCCCGTACGCGGACACCGTCATCTACGAGGCCCATGTGCGCGGTCTGACCCGCACCCACCCCGCCGTCCCCGACGAACTGCGCGGCACCTACGCCGGGCTCGCGCACCCCGCGATCGTCGAGCATCTGACCTCGCTGGGCATCACCGCGGTCGAGCTGATGCCGGTGCACCAGTTCGTCCAGGACGGCGTGCTGACCGACCGGGGCCTGACCAACTACTGGGGCTATAACACGATCGGCTTCTTCGCCCCGCACAACGCCTACGCCGCCCACGGCACCCGCGGCGAGCAGGTCGCCGAGTTCAAGTCGATGGTGAAGGCGCTGCACGCGGCCGGTCTCGAAGTGATCCTCGACGTCGTCTACAACCACACCGCCGAGGGCAACGAGAAGGGCCCGACCCTGTCCTTCCGCGGGATCGACAACGCCTCCTACTACCGGCTGGTGGACGGCGACTGGTCGCACTACTACGACACCACCGGCACCGGGAACAGCCTGCTGATGCGGCACCCCTACGTACTTCAGCTGATCATGGACTCGCTGCGGTACTGGGTCACCGAGATGCATGTCGACGGCTTCCGCTTCGACCTCGCGGCCACGCTCGCCCGGCAGTTCCACGAGGTGGACCGGCTCTCGGCATTCTTCGACCTGATCCAGCAGGACCCGGTGATCAGCCGCGTCAAGCTGATCGCCGAACCGTGGGACGTCGGCGAGGGCGGCTACCAGGTGGGCAACTTCCCGCCGCTGTGGTCGGAGTGGAACGGCAAGTACCGCGACACCGTGCGCGACTTCTGGCGGGGCGGCGAGCACACCCTGGGCGACTTCGCGTCCCGGCTGACCGGCTCCTCCGACTTGTACCAGCACAGCAGGCGCCGCCCGCGCGCCAGCGTCAACTTCGTCACCGCGCACGACGGGTTCACGCTGCGCGACCTGGTCTCCTACAACGACAAGCACAACGAGGCCAACGGCGAGGGCAACAGGGACGGCGAGAGCACCAACCGGTCCTGGAACTGCGGTGTGGAGGGTGGCACCGACGACGCTGCCGTGCTGGAGCTGCGCGCCCGCCAGCAGCGCAACTTCCTCGCCACCCTGCTGCTCTCCCAGGGCATCCCGATGCTCTGCCACGGCGATGAACTCGGCCGCACCCAGCGCGGCAACAACAACGCCTACTGCCAGGACAACGAGGTCTCCTGGATCGACTGGCGGCTGACCGGCGAACAGCGCGACCTCGCCGACTTCACGCGGTACGTCATCGGCCTGCGGGCCGCCCACCCCGTGCTGCGCCGCCGCCGCTTCTTCCGCGGCCAGACCGTCACCCATGCGGGCCAGCCGCTGCCCGACCTGGTGTGGCTGCTGCCCGACGCCCGCGAGATGACTGAGGAGGACTGGCAGCGCTCCGACGCGCACTGCGTGGGCGTGTTCCTGAACGGCGACGCCATCGCCGAGCCGGACCGGTGCGGCCGCCCCGTGGTCGACGACTCGTTCCTCCTGCTGCTCAACAGCTACTGGGAGCCGGTGGAGTTCCAGCTCCCGGACACCGCCTACGGCGAACGCTGGACCACCCTGATCGACACGGCCGAACCCCAGGGCGCCCCCGACGAGACCGAGCACAAGGCCGCCACGACGATGACGGTCACCGCCCGCAGCCTGGTCCTGCTGTCCCGCCCGTCCCGATCGCCCGGCCTCTAG
- a CDS encoding VOC family protein yields MNHDTKLPRGTREVVSTHSVFGAPCWVSLTSRDLETTQDFYTAVLGWRWRTGRLGDRFRIALADGHPVAGIAAVASMWQMAVAWTPYFAVRSADEAVSRVQERGGTSAVGPISFPPGRAALLADRDGATFGIWEGELVSDWETWRRSSPAFIRLHTRDAFDAAIFYGEVLDWASQRPGCCEVHYEGGEVVLRSGGDVVARIVSGALGAAPDPTIRPHWQVHFAVHDVPACARTAEQNGGSVLSKSDDEAVLRDPDGAQFTVTSRRER; encoded by the coding sequence ATGAACCACGACACGAAGCTCCCCCGCGGCACGCGTGAGGTCGTCTCCACGCACTCCGTGTTCGGCGCCCCCTGCTGGGTGAGCCTGACCAGCCGGGATCTGGAGACCACGCAGGACTTCTACACCGCCGTCCTCGGCTGGCGCTGGCGCACCGGCAGGCTCGGCGACCGCTTCCGGATCGCCCTGGCCGACGGGCATCCCGTCGCCGGGATCGCCGCGGTCGCCTCGATGTGGCAGATGGCGGTGGCCTGGACCCCGTACTTCGCCGTGCGCAGCGCGGACGAGGCGGTGTCGCGGGTGCAGGAGCGCGGCGGCACCTCCGCGGTCGGGCCGATCTCCTTCCCGCCGGGGCGGGCGGCCCTGCTCGCCGACCGGGACGGCGCGACGTTCGGCATCTGGGAGGGCGAGCTGGTCAGCGACTGGGAGACCTGGCGCCGCTCCAGCCCGGCCTTCATCCGCCTGCACACCCGCGACGCCTTCGACGCCGCGATCTTCTACGGCGAGGTCCTGGACTGGGCCTCGCAGCGCCCCGGCTGCTGCGAGGTGCACTACGAGGGCGGCGAGGTCGTGCTGCGCAGCGGGGGCGATGTGGTGGCCCGGATCGTGTCGGGCGCCCTGGGCGCCGCTCCCGACCCCACCATCCGCCCGCACTGGCAGGTGCACTTCGCGGTCCATGACGTGCCGGCCTGCGCCCGGACCGCCGAGCAGAACGGCGGCAGCGTGCTGTCGAAGTCCGACGACGAGGCCGTACTCCGCGACCCTGACGGGGCGCAGTTCACGGTGACCTCGCGTCGCGAGCGCTAG
- a CDS encoding ANTAR domain-containing protein, with protein sequence MPRVPHEPADETGRMSELQEEVAQLKEAVTSHAVVDQAIGMVVALGRVSPAQGWAVLKDVSQHTNIKLRQVADLILIWGRDGEMPPQIRAELEDALDRHGPTQIPGRTEEL encoded by the coding sequence GTGCCCCGCGTTCCGCATGAGCCAGCCGACGAGACCGGCCGGATGTCCGAGCTGCAAGAAGAGGTGGCGCAGCTCAAGGAGGCCGTCACCTCGCACGCCGTGGTGGACCAGGCGATCGGGATGGTCGTGGCGCTGGGCCGGGTCTCCCCCGCCCAGGGCTGGGCGGTGCTCAAGGACGTGTCCCAGCACACCAACATCAAACTCCGCCAGGTCGCGGACCTGATCCTGATCTGGGGCCGCGACGGGGAGATGCCCCCGCAGATCCGCGCCGAACTCGAGGACGCCCTCGACCGTCACGGCCCGACGCAGATCCCGGGGCGGACCGAGGAGCTCTAG
- a CDS encoding SigB/SigF/SigG family RNA polymerase sigma factor: MPTAGRTKQHPHNDAPDTAADFQLLARLPEGPERKELRDRLVRAWLPMAERIAVRFKGRGEALEDLYQVAALGLVKAVDHYDPDRGCAFEAYAVPTVTGEIKRHFRDHMWTLHVPRRIQDLRNRVRQATKELSQTTPGRPPTVREIAELTELTEAEVRSGMEALDCFSALSLEAEMPGTDGYALGDSLGEPDPGFDVVVDRVAVRPCLERLPERERTILYLRFFRGMTQSRIAEQLGISQMHVSRLLSGCFAHLREELLVQAP, from the coding sequence ATGCCCACCGCCGGCAGAACGAAGCAGCACCCGCACAACGACGCCCCCGACACCGCGGCCGACTTCCAGCTGCTGGCGCGGCTGCCCGAAGGCCCGGAGCGCAAGGAACTGCGTGATCGTCTGGTCCGGGCCTGGCTGCCCATGGCGGAACGCATCGCGGTCCGTTTCAAGGGCCGCGGCGAGGCCCTTGAAGACCTCTACCAAGTGGCCGCGCTCGGCCTCGTCAAGGCTGTCGACCACTACGACCCGGACCGCGGCTGCGCCTTCGAGGCGTACGCGGTGCCCACCGTCACCGGCGAGATCAAGCGGCACTTCCGCGACCACATGTGGACGCTGCATGTGCCACGCCGGATCCAGGATCTGCGCAACCGGGTGCGCCAGGCGACGAAGGAACTGTCGCAGACGACCCCGGGCCGTCCCCCGACCGTCCGGGAGATCGCCGAGCTGACCGAGCTGACCGAGGCCGAGGTCCGCTCCGGGATGGAGGCACTGGACTGCTTCTCCGCGCTGTCGCTGGAGGCGGAGATGCCCGGCACCGACGGGTACGCCCTCGGCGACTCGCTCGGCGAACCGGACCCGGGCTTTGACGTCGTGGTCGACCGGGTGGCCGTCCGACCGTGTCTGGAACGGCTGCCCGAACGCGAGCGCACCATCCTCTACCTGCGGTTCTTCCGCGGCATGACCCAGAGCCGCATCGCCGAGCAGCTCGGCATCTCGCAGATGCATGTGTCCCGACTGCTCAGCGGCTGCTTCGCGCACCTGCGGGAGGAGCTGCTCGTCCAGGCCCCATGA
- the hemC gene encoding hydroxymethylbilane synthase has product MSVPELIRIVSRDSPMALAQVERVRAELTALHPGVRTEVVPVKTTGDKWLGDLAKVEGKGAFTKEVDAALLAGEADLAVHCVKDVPADRPLPAGTVFAAFLKRDDIRDALIHPGGLTLDELPDGTRIGTSSVRRVAQLAATHPQLECVPFRGNANRRLAKLAAGEADALLLAVSGLERIDRSDVITEILSPETMMPPIGAGILALQCREGDTELIDAVSGLGDPDTHREATAERMFLHVLQGHCNSPIAGYARVDHGEELSLRACVFTPDGKTRLNAHEWAGRLDPATLGTSVAVALLRQGAREIIDGIPH; this is encoded by the coding sequence ATGTCCGTCCCCGAACTGATCCGTATCGTCTCCCGCGACTCGCCCATGGCGCTCGCTCAAGTGGAGCGTGTCCGCGCCGAGTTGACGGCCCTGCACCCGGGGGTGCGCACCGAGGTCGTGCCGGTGAAGACGACCGGCGACAAGTGGCTGGGGGACCTGGCGAAGGTCGAGGGCAAGGGGGCGTTCACCAAGGAGGTGGACGCCGCCCTGCTGGCCGGTGAGGCCGATCTCGCGGTGCACTGCGTCAAGGACGTGCCCGCCGACCGGCCGCTGCCCGCGGGCACCGTCTTCGCCGCGTTCCTCAAGCGCGACGACATCCGCGACGCCCTGATCCACCCCGGCGGCCTCACCCTGGACGAGCTGCCGGACGGCACCCGCATCGGCACCTCCTCGGTGCGCCGGGTCGCGCAGCTCGCCGCGACCCATCCGCAGCTGGAGTGCGTGCCCTTCCGCGGCAATGCCAACCGGCGGCTGGCGAAGCTGGCGGCGGGCGAGGCGGACGCGCTGCTGCTCGCGGTGTCCGGTCTGGAGCGCATCGACCGGAGCGATGTGATCACCGAGATCCTGTCCCCCGAGACGATGATGCCGCCGATCGGCGCGGGCATCCTCGCCCTGCAATGCCGGGAGGGTGACACGGAGCTGATCGACGCCGTCAGCGGCCTCGGCGATCCGGACACCCACCGGGAGGCCACCGCCGAGCGGATGTTCCTGCATGTCCTCCAGGGCCACTGCAACAGCCCGATCGCCGGGTACGCGCGCGTGGACCACGGCGAGGAGCTGTCCCTGCGGGCGTGTGTGTTCACTCCGGACGGCAAGACGCGGCTCAACGCCCACGAGTGGGCGGGGCGACTGGATCCGGCCACCCTCGGCACCTCGGTCGCCGTGGCGCTGCTGCGTCAGGGCGCCCGCGAGATCATCGACGGCATCCCGCACTGA